The genomic segment GGCAGGCTTTAGCCCAGTGTAGGAATAGTTTAAAAGATTTATTAGGTGATTTTGATACAGTAAATGCTGATAGTACTGCTCAGGCAGTAAATATCATTCAACAGAAGGATAGTACCTGGGGAGCTATAGGTTCTAGATTAGTAGCGAAACTCCACGGCCTTGATATTTTAGCCGCTAATATTCAGGATAATCAATTAAATCGGACTAGATTTGTAGTTTTAAGCAAGCATGATGGCAGGTGGGTTGAAGATTCCAAAACTTCTCTTGTCTGTTCTCCGGTTAAGAATAGACCAGGGATTTTATATGAGATTTTAAAGCTTTTTGCTCTGCGGAATATTAATCTAACTAAGATAGAGTCGCGGCCGGCTCGCAAAAAGTTAGGTGAATATATATTTTTTATTGATTTTGAAGGTGATAGAAGAGACAGAAAGGTGAAGGAAACTTTAGCAGAGTTAGATAGAAAGACTTCAATGTTGAAGGTTTTAGGTTCTTATCCTCAATTTAAAGAAGAATAAATTACTTATTTTTGGAGGGATGATTATGGCTGGACATTCTAAATGGGCTAATATAAAACATCAAAAAAAGAAAGAAGATCGAAGAAGGGCTAAATTATTTTCAAAATTAAGCAAACGGATTGCTGTAGAAGCTCGTGAAGGCGGTGGTGATCCAGAGAAGAATCCTGATTTAAGAATGGCTATTCAGAAGGCTAAAGATAATAATATGCCTAAAGATAATATTCAGCGGGCTATTGATCGTGGAACTGGTAATTTAGATGGAGTTGAATATGAACGTATTATTTATGAAGGATATGGACCAGCAGGAGTAGCCTTATATTTAGATTTAATGAGTGATAATCGAAATCGAACTGCTTCTGAATTAAGGCACTTATTATCTCAGCATGGTGGTAATTTAGGCGAAAAAGGCTGTGTAGCCTGGATGTTTAAGCGCAAAGGCCAGTTGATTATCGATAGAACAGAAGTAGAAGTTGATGAAGATGAAGTGCTGATGTCTGCTCTGGAAGCTGGAGCTGAAGATATTTCTATTGAAGAACAGATGATTGAAATTATAATTGAACCTAGTGGATTAGAGGATGCCCGGAAGAGTATGGAAGAAGATGGCTATGAATTTTCTTCTGGAGATGTTGTTATGATTCCAGAGAATACAGTTGATGTCGATAATAAGAAAGAAGCACAGAAGGTACTGGATTTAATGGATGAATTAGAAGACCATGATGATGTTCAGGAAGTGTACTCTAATTTTAATATTCCTGATGAGATCATGACAGAATTAGAAAAGGAAGAATAATTTTGTTCACTTTATCGGGTATATTATCATCTTAATTCACAAATACTATCATAAAGTAAACTTATATTTGTCATTAAATAGTGATTATATCTGAAGGGTGATAATATGCTCGATAAAAAGAAGATTATTCTGATTTCATTAGTAATTATTCTTTTGGCTTCAGTTATTACTTATTTTGGACTGGATTTGCGCAATAATGAAAGTACTCCTCAAAAAGAAGATAGAATTAAATCTGAGGCAGAAGAAGATATAACACAATCTCAGCAGAAATTTTCTCAGCTAATTAAAGAAAAGAGGGAAGAGTTTGAGACTAAATTGGAATTGACAGAAGAAAGATTACTGACTGGTCCTAATCCTTCTTTAATCTTTAAGACCTATTATACCCGCTGTGGAGATATTGTTGTTGATCACAAGAAAGCAAAGAATGAATTCGAAATAAATAATTTAGTAGCTAAATATCCTCAATGGACCTTGGCCAAGAAGGGAAAAGAAAGGATTATTTTAAAAAGACGAGTAGATAAGGTCTGTCCTGAACATAAAGAAGAGATGTATTTAGGAATTAAAGATGGAACTGTGGCCATATTTTATGGAAATCCGGATGATGAACAAGAGATTTTAAAACGCAAGACTAATATTTCAGTTGATCTTCTACCGGCAGAAGAAATAGAGAGTCTTAAAGAAGGAATTATAGTTGAATCACAAAAAGAATTACTGGCATTATTGGAAGGACTATCTAGTATTCAGGATGAACAGCTTAAATAAAGTTGTTTACAGCCGTTCACACGGCTGTTTCTTATCTTTAAGAAAGGGAAAAGAACTTTAGTATAGAAA from the Acetohalobium arabaticum DSM 5501 genome contains:
- the pheA gene encoding prephenate dehydratase yields the protein MERLAYLGPRGTFTNEAAEKFIKDREIELVPYCEIRTLVEAVDNQQEEAGLVPIENSLEGSVNIILDLLAHQVDLKIQAEILVPINHNLIGHPGADIDSIEKVLSHRQALAQCRNSLKDLLGDFDTVNADSTAQAVNIIQQKDSTWGAIGSRLVAKLHGLDILAANIQDNQLNRTRFVVLSKHDGRWVEDSKTSLVCSPVKNRPGILYEILKLFALRNINLTKIESRPARKKLGEYIFFIDFEGDRRDRKVKETLAELDRKTSMLKVLGSYPQFKEE
- a CDS encoding YebC/PmpR family DNA-binding transcriptional regulator, translated to MAGHSKWANIKHQKKKEDRRRAKLFSKLSKRIAVEAREGGGDPEKNPDLRMAIQKAKDNNMPKDNIQRAIDRGTGNLDGVEYERIIYEGYGPAGVALYLDLMSDNRNRTASELRHLLSQHGGNLGEKGCVAWMFKRKGQLIIDRTEVEVDEDEVLMSALEAGAEDISIEEQMIEIIIEPSGLEDARKSMEEDGYEFSSGDVVMIPENTVDVDNKKEAQKVLDLMDELEDHDDVQEVYSNFNIPDEIMTELEKEE
- a CDS encoding BofC C-terminal domain-containing protein; translation: MLDKKKIILISLVIILLASVITYFGLDLRNNESTPQKEDRIKSEAEEDITQSQQKFSQLIKEKREEFETKLELTEERLLTGPNPSLIFKTYYTRCGDIVVDHKKAKNEFEINNLVAKYPQWTLAKKGKERIILKRRVDKVCPEHKEEMYLGIKDGTVAIFYGNPDDEQEILKRKTNISVDLLPAEEIESLKEGIIVESQKELLALLEGLSSIQDEQLK